One Comamonas odontotermitis genomic window, CCATAGCCGAGAGCCGTGGCGTGCGCATGCCCAGCTTTTTTGGCTATATGGCCTGGTCGTGCAGCATTCTGGTGCCGCTTTTCATCGTCATGACATTCATCTGGTTCCGCTGAACCGAGGAGAGATTTGCAGATGTCCCGTCCCAAGATTCTGATTGCCCGAGCCATCTCGCCCGAGGTGGTGAGCACGTTGCAGCAGCACTTTGATGTCACCGCCAACCCGGAGGATGTGGCCTGGTCGGGAGCCGAATTGATTGACAGGCTGCAGGGCATGGATGGCGTGCTGACCACCGGCTCGCAGCGCATTGATGCAGCCTTGCTCGCGGCCTGCCCGCAGCTCAAGATCTGCGCCAACATGGCGGTGGGCTACAACAATTTTGATGTGGCAGCGATGACGGCTGCAGGCGTGCAGGGCACCAACGCGCCCGATGTACTCACCGAAACCACCGCCGATTTCGGCTTTGCGCTCCTGATGGCGACCGCCCGCCGCATCAGCGAGAGCGAGCATTACCTGCGTGCCGGCCTGTGGAAGGACTGGCGCTACGACCTGTTTGCGGGCACCGAGGTGCATGGCTCCACGCTGGGCATTCTCGGCATGGGCCGCATTGGCCAGGCGATTGCCAAACGGGGTGCCTTTGGTTTCGGCATGAAGGTGATCTACCACAACCGCTCGCAGCTCCAGCCTGCGCTGGAGGCCGAATGCAAGGCCCGCTACGTGGGCAAGGAAGAGTTGCTCCAAACCGCCGACCACCTGGTGCTGGTGCTGCCGTATACGCCCGAGGCGCACCACACCATTGGTGCTGCCGAAATCGCGCTGATGAAGCCCACGGCCACGCTCATCAACATTGCGCGCGGCGGTATTGTTGATGACGCAGCGCTGGCCAAGGCACTGGCGGCGCGCCAGATTGCGGCTGCAGGCCTGGATGTGTTCGAGGGCGAGCCCGCCGTGCATCCCGACCTGCTGAAGGTGCCCAACGTGGTGCTGACCCCGCACATTGCCAGCGCCACTGCGCCCACGCGCCTGGCCATGGCGCAACTGGCCGCCGACAACCTGATTGCCTACCTGGGCGGCAAGGCGCCGGTCACGCCGGTCAACCAGCTGGATGCCGCCACCCGCCGCCAAAAGTAACAGTCGCGCCAATTTAGGGTAAAAATAGCTGCTTGCGCTCATGTACCGGGCGCAAGCAGCTATTATTTTTGTAGTTTTGCTCTGCAGGATGCGATTGTGACTCTGGAACTGATTTTGCTTGCGCTTTTGCTGGCGGTGGCGCTCGCCATTGTGCTGATCCTGCTGGTGCGTCGCCCCAGGGTGGATCTGAGCGACCCCTGGGCGCAGCAGCTGGGCCAGCAGGGGCGCGACCTGCAGGCCACGGTACAGGCGCTGGCCCGCAACGAAGGGGCATTCAGCCATCTGGCGCAGCACCTCAACCTGCAGTTGCGCGAACTGAACCAGGGCAGCCTGGAGGCGATGGGGGAGTTTCGCGAGTCGCTGGAGGCGCGCCTTGCACAAAGCGTAGCCGAATCGCGCCTGGGCCGGCAGGAGCTGCAGCAGGCGCTGGCGGGGTTTGAGGCGCAGCTGGCGCAGCGCCTGGCGCACCTTGATGCGGCAGTGAACCAGCGGCTCTCGGCGCTTGACAGCTCGCTGACCCAGCGCGTGGATGCCCTCACCAGCGCCAACCAGCACAGCCTCTCGGGCCTGAAGGTTGATGTGCAGGCGCACCTCACCGGC contains:
- a CDS encoding 2-hydroxyacid dehydrogenase translates to MSRPKILIARAISPEVVSTLQQHFDVTANPEDVAWSGAELIDRLQGMDGVLTTGSQRIDAALLAACPQLKICANMAVGYNNFDVAAMTAAGVQGTNAPDVLTETTADFGFALLMATARRISESEHYLRAGLWKDWRYDLFAGTEVHGSTLGILGMGRIGQAIAKRGAFGFGMKVIYHNRSQLQPALEAECKARYVGKEELLQTADHLVLVLPYTPEAHHTIGAAEIALMKPTATLINIARGGIVDDAALAKALAARQIAAAGLDVFEGEPAVHPDLLKVPNVVLTPHIASATAPTRLAMAQLAADNLIAYLGGKAPVTPVNQLDAATRRQK